From a region of the Nocardia sp. XZ_19_385 genome:
- a CDS encoding ferredoxin, with protein sequence MSTEIRPADLAYWNPLPTARRSLAKQERKSPTDPALRIGGGMPDMDGWEAKRWMTVPGPFFSGQTDNCHTGMMEAPDLVVYDSDGYEIVYRQPTTPEQVEKILRAAWADPYGGYSWDGDKYWTPESVRDWWTDRGRVREFIEQQWIEEGMAGTPIAGPASRFPTEDARYGLVRYAEDLAGPLESRLRGYLFWLLEGREPRLVESLPTL encoded by the coding sequence GTGAGCACAGAAATTCGTCCGGCCGACCTCGCCTATTGGAACCCGCTGCCAACCGCTCGGCGGTCGCTGGCGAAGCAAGAGCGGAAGAGTCCGACCGATCCCGCACTCCGCATCGGCGGCGGCATGCCGGATATGGACGGCTGGGAGGCGAAGCGCTGGATGACAGTGCCCGGACCCTTCTTCAGCGGTCAGACCGACAACTGCCACACCGGCATGATGGAGGCTCCGGATCTCGTGGTCTACGACAGCGATGGCTACGAGATCGTCTATCGCCAGCCGACGACGCCCGAGCAGGTCGAGAAAATCCTCCGGGCGGCGTGGGCGGATCCGTACGGCGGTTACTCCTGGGACGGCGACAAATACTGGACTCCCGAGTCGGTCCGCGACTGGTGGACCGACCGCGGACGCGTGCGCGAATTCATCGAACAGCAATGGATCGAGGAGGGCATGGCCGGAACTCCCATCGCAGGCCCCGCATCGCGATTCCCCACCGAAGACGCTCGCTACGGCCTGGTCCGCTACGCCGAGGATCTGGCGGGTCCCCTCGAATCTCGCCTACGGGGGTACCTGTTCTGGTTGCTGGAGGGCCGCGAACCGCGTCTCGTCGAGTCGCTGCCGACACTCTGA
- a CDS encoding PadR family transcriptional regulator, which translates to MALEHALLVSLTERAGSGYELARRFDKSIGYFWSATHQQIYRVLKRMEESGWVDGEAVAQDGKPDKKVYSVNAAGRAELARWIAEPSSTDLPRSEFGVKIRAAAHGDIEALCTEVARQRDQHAQRLEVYRLLEKKDFPAPEQLSGTPLHQYLVLRGGIRVEAGFVEWCDEILQALRPRASAPRAGFPYPPPPTPSAAIPLNDGESGAER; encoded by the coding sequence ATGGCACTCGAGCATGCCCTGCTGGTATCGCTGACCGAGCGCGCCGGCTCCGGATATGAGCTGGCGCGCCGCTTCGACAAGTCCATCGGGTACTTCTGGAGCGCCACCCACCAGCAGATCTACCGGGTGCTCAAGCGCATGGAGGAGTCCGGCTGGGTGGACGGCGAGGCCGTGGCCCAGGACGGCAAGCCCGACAAGAAGGTCTACTCGGTCAACGCCGCCGGCCGTGCCGAACTGGCCCGCTGGATCGCCGAGCCCTCCAGCACCGACCTGCCGCGCAGCGAATTCGGCGTGAAGATCCGCGCCGCCGCGCACGGCGACATCGAGGCCCTCTGCACCGAAGTCGCCCGGCAGCGCGATCAGCACGCGCAGCGCCTCGAGGTATACCGCCTGCTCGAGAAGAAAGACTTCCCCGCGCCGGAGCAGCTTTCCGGCACGCCCCTGCACCAGTACCTCGTCCTGCGCGGAGGCATCCGTGTCGAGGCGGGGTTCGTCGAATGGTGCGACGAGATATTGCAAGCCCTGCGTCCGCGCGCGTCAGCCCCGCGCGCGGGCTTTCCTTACCCACCCCCGCCGACTCCGTCGGCTGCCATCCCCCTCAACGATGGAGAAAGTGGAGCTGAACGATGA
- the cmrA gene encoding mycolate reductase (Catalyzes the final step in mycolic acid biosynthesis.), with the protein MSLPSPTSENRAVVTGASSGIGMALAAELASRGYSLILVARREDLLTALAERLTLAHGITAEVRAVDLSDREARRPLVEELAKRDIAILVNNAGVATFGPLAKLDLDYERAIMELNAVAVQDLSLAVLPNMIKQRSGGILVTGSAAGNMPIPNNATYAASKAFTNTWTESLRGEMKEYGVHVTLLAPGPVRTDNPDQEEVSTKIPEFIWVTAEHTAKITIDALAKNKMRVVPGLISKGMSLAGQYGPRAITSVVAGAAYKKLGG; encoded by the coding sequence GTGAGCTTGCCTTCTCCTACTTCTGAGAACCGTGCCGTTGTTACCGGCGCTTCCTCTGGCATCGGTATGGCCCTTGCCGCTGAACTCGCTTCGCGCGGGTATTCGCTGATCTTGGTGGCGCGGCGGGAGGATTTGCTGACCGCGTTGGCGGAGCGGTTGACGTTGGCGCATGGGATCACCGCTGAGGTGCGGGCGGTGGATCTGTCGGATCGGGAGGCGCGGCGGCCGCTGGTCGAGGAGTTGGCGAAGCGGGATATCGCGATTCTGGTCAACAACGCCGGGGTGGCCACGTTCGGGCCGCTGGCGAAGCTGGATCTGGATTATGAGCGCGCGATCATGGAATTGAATGCGGTGGCGGTGCAGGATCTGTCGCTGGCCGTGCTGCCGAACATGATCAAGCAGCGCAGTGGCGGCATCCTGGTCACCGGGTCGGCGGCGGGCAATATGCCGATCCCGAACAACGCGACCTACGCCGCGTCCAAGGCCTTCACCAACACCTGGACAGAATCGCTGCGCGGGGAGATGAAGGAATACGGTGTGCACGTCACGCTGCTGGCTCCCGGTCCGGTGCGCACCGACAACCCGGATCAGGAAGAGGTCAGCACCAAGATCCCGGAATTCATCTGGGTCACCGCCGAACACACCGCCAAGATCACCATCGACGCGCTCGCCAAGAACAAGATGCGCGTCGTCCCCGGCCTGATCAGCAAGGGGATGAGCTTGGCGGGCCAGTACGGCCCGCGCGCCATCACCTCGGTGGTCGCCGGCGCCGCCTACAAGAAGCTGGGCGGCTAG
- a CDS encoding polyamine aminopropyltransferase, with product MSLSRRAARLGLLLTVFICAACGLVYELALVTLGSFLIGDTAVQASIVLSVMIFAMGVGALVAKPLQRWAAPAFAAIELALAAVGGFSVIVLYSAFAWLKVYTGALVVVAFVIGLLVGAEIPLLMVLLQRIRRQAAGSAVADLFAADYIGALLGGLAFPFLLLPMFGQVRGALVVGAVNAVAGLVLVFTLFRRELGGLARGFLTVAAVLVTAALGGSYLYADRFEATAEQALFANPIVYSEQSQYQKIVVTQSASPLRELDTRLFLNGDLQFSSVDEYRYHEALVHPALAQRRGHVLVLGGGDGLALREILSYPDVERVTLVELDPAVVRLARTFPALTELNRAAFDDPRVTVVNADAFGWLRDCGCRFDAIVVDFPDPDQTSIAKLYSREFYGLLTRALEPGGAAVIQSGSPFYAPNSFWCIEATVRAAGLHTQPYHLNIPSFGDWGFVLATRDAPARLGLPSEVRTRSLDDATLAAATVFPPDRRSSGDTVSSLLHPVILDYNRKEWSTR from the coding sequence ATGTCGCTATCCCGGCGCGCGGCCCGGCTCGGGCTGTTGCTCACGGTATTCATCTGCGCGGCTTGCGGATTGGTCTACGAGCTGGCGCTGGTGACGCTCGGCAGCTTCCTGATCGGGGACACCGCGGTGCAGGCGTCGATCGTGCTCAGCGTGATGATCTTCGCGATGGGGGTGGGTGCGCTCGTCGCGAAGCCGCTACAGCGTTGGGCGGCACCGGCTTTCGCCGCCATCGAACTGGCTTTGGCCGCGGTGGGCGGGTTTTCGGTGATCGTGCTCTACTCGGCCTTCGCCTGGTTGAAGGTCTACACCGGTGCGCTGGTCGTGGTGGCGTTCGTGATCGGGCTGCTGGTGGGCGCGGAGATACCGCTGCTGATGGTGTTGCTGCAACGGATCCGGCGGCAGGCCGCCGGATCGGCGGTGGCGGATCTGTTCGCGGCCGACTACATCGGAGCGTTGTTGGGCGGCTTGGCTTTTCCGTTCCTGCTGTTGCCCATGTTCGGTCAGGTGCGGGGTGCGCTGGTGGTCGGCGCGGTGAACGCCGTCGCCGGACTTGTCTTGGTGTTCACGCTGTTTCGGCGGGAGTTGGGCGGGCTCGCACGCGGGTTTCTCACCGTGGCGGCGGTCCTCGTCACTGCCGCGCTGGGCGGAAGTTATCTGTACGCCGACCGGTTCGAGGCCACGGCCGAGCAGGCGCTGTTCGCCAATCCGATTGTGTACAGCGAACAGTCGCAGTATCAGAAGATCGTGGTCACCCAGTCGGCCTCGCCGCTGCGTGAGCTCGATACCCGGTTGTTCCTCAACGGCGATCTGCAGTTCTCCTCGGTCGACGAGTACCGCTATCACGAGGCGCTGGTGCATCCGGCGCTGGCGCAGCGGCGGGGGCACGTGCTCGTACTCGGCGGCGGCGACGGCCTGGCGTTGCGCGAAATTCTCAGCTATCCCGACGTCGAACGGGTGACGCTGGTGGAGCTGGATCCGGCAGTGGTGCGGCTGGCCCGTACTTTCCCGGCACTCACCGAACTCAATCGCGCGGCCTTCGATGATCCGCGCGTCACCGTGGTCAACGCCGATGCCTTCGGGTGGCTGCGCGACTGCGGTTGTCGCTTCGACGCGATCGTCGTGGACTTCCCGGACCCCGACCAGACCTCGATCGCCAAACTGTATTCGCGTGAGTTCTACGGATTGCTCACCCGCGCACTGGAACCCGGCGGCGCGGCGGTGATCCAATCCGGTTCACCGTTCTACGCGCCGAATTCGTTCTGGTGTATCGAGGCGACGGTGCGCGCCGCGGGTTTGCATACCCAGCCGTACCACCTGAACATTCCCAGCTTCGGCGACTGGGGATTCGTGCTGGCCACTCGGGACGCCCCGGCTCGGCTGGGCCTGCCGAGCGAGGTCCGCACGCGCTCACTCGACGACGCGACCCTCGCTGCCGCGACCGTCTTCCCGCCCGACCGCCGCAGCAGCGGAGACACCGTCTCCAGCCTGCTGCATCCGGTCATCTTGGACTACAACCGCAAGGAATGGTCGACGCGCTAG
- a CDS encoding DUF4247 domain-containing protein: MSAGLWIAVLALAAIGFIVAVWLAIRSKRRGRMGVMWGGIAGALVALLVLGGGVIGLVNALNPTEPGPYIAKHYQRAAQLDDRLGGKVYTTGKAVNQVEKAVSKAVKPVATHRGRDNTVYLRYDQWLVVVSAVAGSTKIDLDTYDNGYRRHRSGLADSNWPSSSTASSSNGGNNSGK; this comes from the coding sequence TTGTCTGCAGGTCTGTGGATTGCCGTGCTCGCGCTGGCGGCAATCGGTTTCATCGTCGCGGTGTGGCTGGCGATCAGGAGTAAGCGCCGCGGCCGGATGGGCGTGATGTGGGGCGGGATCGCCGGTGCCCTCGTGGCGCTGCTGGTCTTGGGCGGCGGTGTGATCGGGCTGGTCAACGCCCTCAACCCCACCGAGCCGGGGCCCTATATCGCCAAGCACTATCAGCGTGCGGCGCAGCTGGACGACCGGCTCGGCGGCAAGGTGTACACCACCGGCAAGGCGGTGAACCAGGTCGAGAAGGCCGTCTCGAAAGCCGTGAAACCGGTTGCGACGCATCGCGGCCGGGACAACACCGTCTATCTGCGCTACGACCAGTGGCTGGTCGTGGTGAGTGCTGTCGCCGGCAGCACGAAGATCGATCTCGATACCTACGACAACGGGTATCGGCGACACCGCAGCGGCCTGGCGGATTCGAATTGGCCCTCGTCCTCTACCGCCTCCAGTTCCAACGGCGGCAACAACTCTGGCAAGTAG
- a CDS encoding NADPH-dependent 2,4-dienoyl-CoA reductase: MSSFPHLFEPLDLGFTTLRNRVVMGSMHTGLEDRAWDTNRLAAYFAERARGGVGLIITGGYAPNRTGWLLPFGAKLTNKTEAYRHRAITKAVHDEGGKIAIQILHAGRYSYMPGSVSASSIKAPINPFRPRALSAKGVEQTIDDYARCAKLAQFAGYDGCEIMGGEGYFINQFLAPRTNKRTDKWGGSPENRRRIAVEIVRRTRAAVGPDFIIVFRLSMAELVEKGQTFDEIIALAKELEAAGANILNTDIGWHEARVPTIVTSVPRAAFVEFTAKITKQVNIPVCASNRINMPEIAEEILTRGDAQLISLARPFLTDPEWVNKAQQDRVDEINTCIACNQACLDHAFQHKTVSCLLNPRAGHETELKLLPTRRTKRVAVVGAGPAGLSAAVSLAERGHHVDLFEADDKIGGQFDIARRIPGKEEFNESIRYYTRMLEVHGVTVHLNKRVTAEELITARYDEVILATGVKPRIPNIPGVDHPMVLSYAELVRDSKPVGKRVAVIGAGGIGYDVSEFLTVEGHPTLKLDEWKEEWGVNSDDEQVPGQLATPKPSPAAREVVLLQRKTSAFGKDLGKTSGWVHRAALKAKGVDHVGGVNYERIDDNGLHISFGEKHERPQLIPVDNVIICAGQESVRDLEEPLRTAGVNLHLIGGADLAAELDAKRAIDQGTRLAARL; the protein is encoded by the coding sequence ATGAGCTCATTCCCCCACCTGTTCGAGCCGCTGGATCTCGGCTTCACCACCCTGCGCAATCGCGTGGTGATGGGCTCGATGCACACCGGCCTGGAAGACCGCGCCTGGGACACCAACCGGCTGGCCGCCTACTTCGCCGAACGCGCCCGCGGCGGCGTCGGCCTGATCATCACCGGCGGTTACGCACCCAACCGCACCGGCTGGCTGCTGCCCTTCGGCGCGAAGCTGACCAACAAGACCGAGGCCTACCGGCACCGCGCCATCACCAAGGCGGTGCACGACGAGGGCGGCAAGATCGCCATCCAGATCCTGCACGCCGGCCGTTATTCCTATATGCCCGGCAGTGTTTCGGCCTCCTCGATCAAGGCGCCGATCAACCCGTTCCGGCCGCGCGCCCTGTCGGCCAAGGGCGTCGAGCAGACCATCGACGATTACGCCCGCTGCGCGAAGCTGGCCCAGTTCGCCGGGTACGACGGCTGCGAAATCATGGGCGGTGAAGGCTATTTCATCAATCAGTTCCTCGCGCCGCGCACCAACAAGCGCACCGACAAGTGGGGCGGTTCGCCGGAGAACCGGCGCCGGATCGCCGTGGAGATCGTGCGCCGCACCCGCGCCGCGGTCGGCCCGGACTTCATCATCGTGTTCCGCCTGTCCATGGCCGAACTCGTGGAAAAGGGCCAGACCTTCGACGAAATCATCGCCCTGGCAAAGGAACTCGAGGCCGCCGGCGCGAACATCCTGAACACCGACATCGGCTGGCACGAAGCCAGGGTGCCCACCATCGTCACCTCGGTGCCGCGCGCGGCGTTCGTCGAGTTCACCGCAAAGATCACCAAGCAGGTGAACATTCCGGTGTGCGCGTCCAACCGCATCAATATGCCGGAGATCGCCGAGGAGATCTTGACTCGTGGTGACGCCCAGCTGATTTCGCTCGCCCGCCCGTTCCTGACCGATCCGGAATGGGTGAACAAGGCCCAGCAGGATCGCGTCGACGAGATCAACACCTGCATCGCCTGCAACCAGGCCTGCCTGGATCACGCCTTCCAGCACAAAACGGTCTCCTGCCTGCTGAACCCGCGGGCCGGCCACGAAACCGAGCTCAAGCTGCTGCCGACCCGGCGCACCAAGCGCGTGGCCGTCGTCGGCGCGGGCCCGGCCGGACTCTCCGCTGCCGTCTCGCTCGCCGAACGGGGCCACCACGTAGACCTTTTCGAGGCCGACGACAAGATCGGCGGCCAGTTCGACATCGCCCGCCGCATCCCCGGCAAAGAAGAGTTCAACGAGTCCATCCGCTACTACACGCGGATGCTGGAAGTCCACGGCGTCACCGTGCACCTGAACAAGCGCGTCACCGCCGAGGAACTGATCACCGCCCGCTACGACGAGGTCATCCTCGCCACCGGCGTGAAGCCGCGCATCCCCAACATCCCCGGCGTCGACCACCCGATGGTGCTCTCCTACGCCGAGCTTGTGCGAGACAGCAAGCCGGTCGGCAAGCGCGTCGCCGTCATCGGCGCCGGCGGCATCGGCTACGACGTCAGCGAATTCCTCACCGTCGAAGGCCATCCCACCCTCAAGCTCGACGAGTGGAAAGAGGAGTGGGGCGTCAACTCCGACGACGAGCAGGTCCCCGGCCAGCTCGCCACCCCCAAGCCCTCCCCCGCCGCCCGCGAAGTCGTTCTACTGCAACGCAAAACCTCCGCCTTCGGCAAGGATCTCGGCAAAACCTCCGGCTGGGTGCACCGCGCCGCCCTCAAAGCCAAGGGCGTCGACCACGTCGGCGGCGTGAACTACGAACGCATCGACGACAACGGCCTGCACATCAGCTTCGGCGAAAAACACGAACGCCCCCAACTGATCCCAGTCGACAACGTCATCATCTGCGCCGGCCAGGAATCCGTCCGCGACCTCGAAGAACCCCTCCGCACCGCCGGCGTCAACCTACACCTCATCGGCGGCGCCGATCTCGCCGCCGAACTGGACGCCAAACGCGCCATCGATCAAGGCACCCGCCTGGCAGCACGGCTCTGA
- a CDS encoding DUF350 domain-containing protein, which translates to MLADLARDGGAALAYSAIGIALIALGFVLVDVITPGNLRHQIWVDRNPNAALLAASNVLGVGIIVAMAIWTSEGSIGRALAASVVYGLIGLAVMAIAFVLLDLLTPGKLGELLVDDSAGRNPAVWVSAALHIAVALVVAAGLS; encoded by the coding sequence ATGCTCGCCGATCTGGCCCGCGACGGCGGTGCGGCGCTGGCCTACAGCGCCATCGGAATCGCGCTCATCGCACTGGGATTCGTCCTGGTCGACGTGATCACGCCGGGTAATCTGCGGCACCAGATCTGGGTGGACCGCAACCCGAACGCGGCGCTGCTGGCCGCGTCCAATGTGCTCGGCGTGGGAATCATTGTGGCCATGGCCATCTGGACGTCCGAGGGGAGTATCGGCCGCGCGCTGGCGGCGAGCGTCGTGTACGGGCTGATCGGCCTGGCCGTGATGGCGATCGCGTTCGTGCTGCTGGACCTGCTGACGCCCGGGAAGCTGGGTGAGTTGCTCGTCGACGACAGCGCCGGCCGGAATCCGGCGGTGTGGGTGTCGGCGGCGCTGCACATCGCGGTGGCGCTGGTCGTCGCCGCGGGCCTGTCCTAG